From a single Desulfobulbaceae bacterium genomic region:
- a CDS encoding D-alanine--D-alanine ligase, which produces MTVQQKLRVALLAGGKSGERDVSLKGAEGVIKALDLTKYDVRRYDPATDMAKLATEASQIDVVFILLHGLFGEDGTVQGFLDLLNLPYQGSGVLGSALAMDKDSAKTLYKVRGLPVPDWAMVAINDAENPGPLVERLGLPLVVKPVRQGSSLGMSIAHSVEELAAGIRLAFDYDSEVMVERFVKGREITVGVIGNNELTPLPLVEIIPGSEHPFFDYQAKYQPGATTEICPADFPEAIVQKAHEYAITAHRALKLRGYSRTDMIVDKDNNLWVLETNTIPGMTPTSLLPQAAAAAGLPFNKLLDRLIDLAMEP; this is translated from the coding sequence ATGACAGTACAACAAAAATTACGTGTCGCTCTTTTAGCGGGCGGGAAATCAGGTGAACGAGACGTTTCCTTAAAAGGCGCTGAAGGCGTGATCAAGGCTCTTGATTTAACAAAGTACGATGTTAGGCGTTATGATCCGGCGACCGACATGGCCAAACTGGCCACGGAGGCAAGTCAGATAGATGTGGTTTTTATTCTGCTGCATGGCCTTTTCGGTGAAGACGGAACAGTCCAGGGTTTTCTTGATCTGCTTAACCTGCCATACCAAGGCTCCGGTGTCCTCGGCAGCGCCCTGGCCATGGACAAAGATAGTGCTAAAACCTTATATAAAGTAAGGGGCCTTCCTGTTCCGGACTGGGCAATGGTCGCAATCAACGATGCTGAAAATCCCGGCCCCTTAGTTGAAAGACTCGGCCTCCCGCTTGTTGTTAAACCTGTCCGCCAGGGCTCCAGCCTGGGGATGTCAATTGCGCACTCTGTAGAAGAGCTTGCTGCTGGTATCCGTCTGGCCTTTGACTACGATAGCGAAGTTATGGTGGAGCGTTTCGTGAAGGGTCGTGAGATTACAGTCGGCGTTATTGGTAACAATGAGCTGACCCCATTGCCCCTGGTAGAAATTATTCCTGGAAGCGAACACCCATTTTTTGATTATCAGGCCAAATATCAGCCCGGTGCCACCACCGAAATCTGTCCGGCAGATTTCCCCGAGGCCATAGTCCAAAAGGCCCACGAGTACGCCATAACTGCTCATCGGGCTCTAAAGCTCAGGGGGTACAGTCGCACCGACATGATTGTTGACAAGGACAACAATCTCTGGGTTCTTGAAACCAACACCATTCCGGGTATGACACCGACCAGCCTGCTGCCTCAAGCTGCTGCTGCAGCGGGGCTGCCCTTCAACAAACTACTGGACAGACTTATCGACCTGGCCATGGAGCCCTGA
- a CDS encoding response regulator transcription factor, with the protein MKIAIVEDNTMLRQNLVILLGGEKDIEVCGDFGTAEEALASLSNILPDLMLVDLGLPGKLDGSELIRAAKELLPEVEVLVHTVFDARDKVFEAIKAGASGYILKGASPREIIEAIYNLANGGAPMSPKIARAVIGEFHEKTIEDQYLLTPRETEIIREIEKGHTYKDLAEILCISPHTIHSHIKNIYEKLHAKSRKDALIKARRKGII; encoded by the coding sequence ATGAAAATCGCTATCGTTGAAGACAACACCATGCTGCGGCAGAACCTGGTCATTTTGTTGGGGGGTGAAAAAGATATTGAGGTTTGCGGTGACTTCGGAACAGCTGAAGAGGCCCTGGCCTCCCTCAGCAACATCCTGCCGGATCTCATGCTTGTTGACCTCGGCCTTCCAGGTAAGCTTGATGGCAGTGAGTTAATCCGTGCCGCCAAAGAGCTGCTGCCTGAAGTTGAAGTGCTTGTCCATACGGTTTTTGATGCCCGCGACAAAGTTTTTGAAGCTATTAAAGCCGGGGCCTCAGGGTATATATTAAAGGGGGCATCCCCACGTGAGATTATTGAAGCAATATATAACCTCGCTAATGGTGGGGCGCCAATGAGTCCAAAAATCGCTCGGGCAGTTATCGGCGAATTCCATGAAAAAACCATCGAAGACCAGTACCTTCTCACCCCACGTGAAACTGAAATTATCCGCGAAATTGAGAAAGGGCATACCTATAAGGATTTAGCCGAAATACTCTGCATCAGCCCGCATACCATCCACAGCCACATCAAGAATATCTACGAAAAGCTGCATGCTAAAAGCAGAAAAGATGCGTTGATTAAGGCGCGCCGCAAAGGAATTATTTAA
- a CDS encoding PAS domain S-box protein codes for MRLSIKWCIILGSFLLVWGTHLIIMPSSYFSSERVLTSHVQDIMQNIVDLTLEQSNNHLNKAKSAANLAKQLLSANVVRHDISGVSSLERYFFDQLSIYPHLSGIYFATLEGDFFFVSRTNEKIENGYRTKFIRTDTNGHRHVDLTWRDQNFNQVGAKSDPEDTYDPRKRPWFTQVLENREVIWTAPYIFFSSQKPGITIAGPSLTDDGTLKGIVGVDIEISELSTFISKLRVGKSGQAFMLNRNGDVIAYHDLDNLIIRNKDAASFRLPKVSEIGNDIVNNAFRSIEWQYDDEGFLKLEEPMFTSFTVDKKKYISIFAPFPDKRLPWIVAVYIPEQDYLGEIRDNRLINTIATVVISILASLLGLSLAKKIVSPIENLQKEAKAIEQNDMLTSFRTSSIFIELQETADSFSRMKTSLIDHKDSLLEKEEIYRAITTTANDAIIMMDDQQLISYWNPAAERIFGYTSKEMLGKAFHQTLAPSPSFSKYSRGLKHFGSDENGPTGGKTLEITAVNSEGQEFPVEISISKLKIHDKWHALAIVRDITERANNEQIKKRLAHDLHDGIGGNLTNIKLLSEMLKDKTDDLHLQNALGSIADISNDCISETRNYMNALDNDALDWKSLVDELQQYCVRVVESRQIKLSVTSEVEVQATQPNTLLYMSLFRMVKEAVNNAIKHSSAKNIWIEFKISQVQFHCTIKDDGSGLAPKAGSGRGLLSMQTRASELGGAFDLKGVKGVTVTIKVPIVQANKSAHN; via the coding sequence ATGCGTTTATCGATTAAATGGTGCATCATTTTAGGCTCTTTTCTGCTGGTCTGGGGAACCCACCTCATCATTATGCCTTCTTCCTATTTTTCCTCTGAACGGGTCTTGACCAGCCACGTTCAAGACATCATGCAAAACATTGTTGATTTAACCCTTGAGCAAAGCAACAATCATCTGAACAAAGCAAAAAGTGCCGCTAATCTCGCCAAACAACTTCTAAGCGCCAATGTTGTGCGACACGACATCAGCGGGGTATCGTCTCTGGAGCGCTATTTTTTCGACCAGCTCTCCATTTATCCGCATCTTTCCGGTATCTATTTCGCCACACTTGAGGGCGATTTCTTTTTTGTAAGTCGGACCAATGAAAAAATTGAAAACGGCTACCGCACAAAGTTCATCCGAACAGACACTAATGGACATAGACACGTTGACCTGACCTGGCGTGATCAAAACTTTAATCAGGTGGGGGCGAAATCCGACCCGGAAGACACCTATGACCCCAGAAAACGGCCCTGGTTTACCCAGGTTCTCGAAAATCGTGAGGTGATCTGGACTGCACCCTATATCTTTTTCTCCTCTCAGAAACCAGGCATCACCATTGCCGGACCATCGTTGACAGACGACGGTACTCTCAAAGGTATTGTCGGGGTCGATATAGAGATTTCAGAACTCTCAACCTTTATCAGCAAGCTACGGGTTGGCAAATCCGGCCAAGCCTTCATGCTCAACCGCAATGGTGACGTAATCGCCTACCATGATCTTGACAACCTGATAATCCGCAACAAAGATGCCGCCTCTTTCCGGCTGCCCAAGGTAAGTGAAATTGGCAACGATATTGTCAATAACGCCTTCCGGTCAATTGAGTGGCAATATGACGATGAGGGTTTTCTGAAATTGGAAGAACCAATGTTCACCTCTTTTACAGTGGACAAGAAAAAATACATCAGCATCTTCGCACCATTTCCCGACAAACGTCTGCCCTGGATTGTGGCTGTTTATATTCCAGAACAGGACTACCTGGGTGAGATACGAGACAATAGATTAATTAACACGATTGCCACAGTGGTCATCTCAATACTGGCCTCATTACTCGGATTATCCCTTGCTAAAAAAATTGTTTCGCCTATTGAAAACCTGCAAAAGGAGGCAAAAGCTATCGAACAAAATGATATGCTGACCTCCTTTCGAACCAGTTCGATCTTTATAGAGTTGCAGGAAACAGCCGATAGTTTCTCCCGAATGAAGACCTCGCTTATTGACCATAAAGACTCTCTTTTGGAAAAAGAAGAGATCTACCGTGCCATTACCACCACTGCCAATGATGCTATTATCATGATGGATGACCAGCAGTTAATCTCCTATTGGAACCCTGCCGCCGAGCGCATATTTGGTTACACCAGTAAAGAGATGCTCGGCAAAGCCTTTCACCAGACCTTAGCACCGTCACCCTCTTTTTCAAAGTACAGTAGAGGCCTTAAACATTTTGGCAGCGATGAAAATGGCCCGACCGGCGGAAAAACGCTTGAGATCACTGCTGTAAATAGCGAGGGCCAGGAATTTCCTGTTGAGATATCGATTTCGAAACTGAAAATCCATGACAAGTGGCATGCGCTTGCCATTGTGCGTGACATTACCGAAAGGGCCAATAACGAACAGATTAAAAAACGGCTGGCCCATGATCTTCATGACGGAATCGGTGGCAACTTAACAAACATTAAACTCCTTTCCGAAATGCTCAAAGATAAAACAGATGATCTACACCTTCAAAACGCCTTAGGCTCAATTGCCGATATCAGCAACGACTGTATCAGCGAGACCAGAAACTACATGAACGCCCTGGACAACGACGCCTTAGACTGGAAAAGCCTCGTCGACGAACTACAGCAGTACTGTGTGCGAGTTGTTGAATCCCGCCAGATCAAACTATCTGTCACCTCAGAAGTTGAGGTGCAAGCAACCCAGCCTAATACTTTATTATACATGAGCCTCTTTCGCATGGTTAAAGAAGCTGTTAATAATGCCATTAAACATTCCAGCGCCAAAAACATATGGATTGAATTTAAAATCAGTCAAGTGCAGTTTCACTGCACAATAAAAGATGACGGCAGTGGGCTTGCTCCTAAAGCCGGCAGCGGCCGAGGCCTGTTAAGCATGCAGACCCGGGCTTCAGAGCTCGGTGGCGCCTTTGACTTAAAAGGGGTAAAGGGTGTAACCGTAACAATCAAGGTGCCAATCGTTCAGGCAAACAAATCGGCACACAATTAG
- a CDS encoding FAD-binding protein: MLTNDIEDETMDIKTNQLLIDIVGDENFSASNEDRLCYSYDGTAQEFIPEAVIFPANTEQVGKIMELASQHGFPVVPRGAGTGMTGGALAIAGGLVMVMSRFTRIVEIDVDNQLAVVEPGVITGDLQAAVRQKGLYYPPDPASLKFCTIGGNVAECAGGPSAVKYGVTRDYIKGLEVVLADGKIITTGVKTDKGVVGYDLTRLFVGSEGTLGIITKIIVRLLPQPEAKETFLVLLDSLSKAAILVAKLLSRFTPCTLEFMDQTAISIVKDKLPFTLPDTTRALLLIELDGTAESVSSEGNLLRSFVEQKAGVLEIRQAGSSAEADRLWIARRAVSPSAFKLKPHKISEDIVVPRSRIAELVEYAESLALELGLTIFCFGHAGDGNIHVNIMLDKTNAQEAANGALAKQRLFDRVIELSGTLSGEHGVGITKSGFLPLELSVDTLGAMQLIKRALDPKNILNPGKIFP; the protein is encoded by the coding sequence ATGTTAACGAACGACATAGAAGACGAGACTATGGATATCAAGACGAACCAACTGCTGATTGACATTGTTGGAGATGAGAACTTTTCAGCCAGTAATGAAGATCGTCTCTGTTACTCGTATGACGGCACCGCTCAGGAGTTTATACCTGAGGCGGTTATCTTTCCGGCCAATACTGAGCAGGTCGGTAAGATTATGGAGTTGGCCTCTCAGCATGGTTTTCCTGTTGTGCCCCGTGGCGCTGGAACAGGTATGACCGGCGGGGCTCTTGCTATTGCCGGCGGTCTGGTTATGGTGATGAGCCGGTTTACGCGGATAGTGGAGATTGATGTTGATAATCAACTGGCGGTTGTTGAACCGGGTGTAATTACCGGCGACCTGCAGGCTGCGGTTCGGCAAAAAGGCCTTTATTATCCCCCTGATCCGGCAAGTTTGAAGTTTTGCACAATTGGCGGCAATGTGGCTGAATGTGCTGGAGGGCCAAGTGCCGTCAAATACGGTGTGACCCGGGATTACATCAAGGGGCTTGAGGTGGTGCTTGCCGATGGCAAAATTATAACGACGGGGGTAAAAACCGACAAAGGTGTGGTCGGTTACGACCTGACCCGCTTATTTGTCGGCTCGGAAGGAACTCTTGGCATCATAACCAAGATCATTGTGCGACTGCTTCCCCAGCCTGAGGCCAAAGAGACCTTTCTGGTTCTTCTTGACTCTCTTTCTAAAGCCGCGATTTTAGTGGCCAAACTCTTGTCTCGTTTTACGCCGTGTACCCTTGAATTTATGGATCAAACGGCCATCTCTATTGTGAAAGATAAACTGCCCTTTACCCTGCCTGATACGACCCGGGCCCTGCTGCTCATCGAACTTGATGGAACAGCGGAATCGGTCAGTTCTGAAGGGAATCTATTACGAAGTTTTGTCGAACAAAAAGCGGGAGTCCTGGAGATCCGTCAGGCAGGTAGCAGTGCTGAGGCAGATAGGCTGTGGATCGCCAGGCGGGCGGTTTCGCCAAGTGCCTTCAAGTTGAAACCTCATAAAATCAGCGAAGATATTGTGGTGCCTCGCAGCAGGATAGCCGAGCTGGTTGAATATGCTGAAAGCCTGGCCCTAGAGCTTGGCTTAACCATTTTTTGTTTTGGCCACGCCGGAGATGGTAATATTCATGTCAATATTATGCTTGATAAGACAAATGCCCAAGAGGCGGCCAACGGAGCTTTAGCTAAACAACGATTATTTGACAGAGTTATCGAGTTGTCCGGCACATTATCTGGTGAGCATGGTGTAGGAATAACAAAGTCGGGTTTTTTACCTTTAGAGCTTTCTGTAGACACTTTAGGGGCGATGCAGTTGATCAAAAGGGCGTTGGATCCTAAAAATATTCTTAACCCTGGGAAAATATTTCCGTAA
- a CDS encoding 30S ribosomal protein S21 produces MIEVEVRGDIEIAIRQLKKKLQLDGVKKELKRREYYEKPSDKRRRKSAEAKRKIRKLAWRMKND; encoded by the coding sequence ATGATTGAAGTCGAAGTGAGAGGCGACATTGAAATCGCTATTCGCCAGTTGAAAAAGAAGTTGCAGCTTGATGGAGTTAAAAAAGAGTTGAAACGTCGTGAATATTACGAAAAACCCAGTGATAAGCGGCGACGAAAGTCGGCCGAAGCCAAAAGGAAAATTCGTAAGCTTGCCTGGCGCATGAAAAACGACTAA
- the xerD gene encoding site-specific tyrosine recombinase XerD: MSESALSACLDLFLHFITAERRLAQNTVSAYHNDLLAFFRSVPVTGKTSPSQIKQKHIRNFLSRLYEQKVSSKSSARKLSAIRQFFHFLVAENLALVDPTSGVELPKIKKSLPKSLNVQEVTALLESTDIKSPLSLRNTAMLHLLYGTGLRVSELVKVPVSGLNLTAGYVRVLGKGSKERLVPFGEEAKEKIDIYIGLGRPLLLKGRRSDFLFVTSRATAMTRLRFWQIIQEVSFARGINKKISPHSLRHSFATHLVENGADLRTVQLMLGHSDISTTQIYTHVDSRRLKTVHQKFHPRG; the protein is encoded by the coding sequence ATGAGTGAATCTGCCTTAAGCGCATGTTTGGATCTTTTTCTACATTTTATCACTGCTGAGCGGCGATTGGCTCAAAATACAGTCTCTGCCTATCACAATGATCTTCTTGCTTTTTTCAGGTCAGTGCCTGTCACTGGAAAAACCAGCCCATCACAAATCAAACAGAAACATATTCGTAACTTTCTTAGCCGGTTGTATGAGCAAAAGGTGTCGTCAAAAAGCAGTGCCCGTAAGCTTTCGGCCATCCGCCAGTTTTTCCATTTCTTAGTAGCCGAAAATTTGGCACTTGTCGATCCGACCAGTGGCGTTGAACTCCCAAAAATTAAAAAAAGCCTGCCAAAAAGCTTGAACGTTCAAGAAGTGACGGCCCTGCTTGAGTCAACCGATATTAAGTCACCCCTCAGTCTACGCAATACGGCTATGCTTCATCTTCTGTACGGCACAGGATTAAGAGTTTCTGAACTGGTTAAAGTGCCGGTTTCCGGCCTCAATCTGACTGCGGGCTATGTCCGTGTTCTTGGCAAGGGCAGTAAAGAACGTCTTGTTCCTTTCGGGGAAGAGGCAAAAGAAAAGATTGATATCTATATCGGGCTTGGCAGGCCCCTTCTTTTGAAAGGCAGGAGGAGTGATTTTCTGTTCGTTACCAGCCGTGCAACAGCCATGACGCGCTTACGCTTCTGGCAGATTATACAGGAAGTAAGTTTTGCCAGGGGAATTAATAAGAAGATCAGCCCCCACTCTTTACGGCATTCCTTTGCGACGCATTTAGTTGAAAATGGTGCCGATTTACGAACAGTTCAACTGATGTTAGGGCACTCCGATATTTCAACAACCCAAATTTATACCCATGTAGATAGTCGGCGTCTGAAGACGGTTCATCAGAAATTCCATCCGCGTGGGTAG
- a CDS encoding SH3 domain-containing protein, translating to MTFILHKKNVLILCIFLIFCTPVQAAKFNMTSVAGEKVNLRAGPGPDHNILWEYGKGFPLRIVQTKGNWYKVVDFENDAGWVYKKLVTKDPHMIVKKKTVNIRSGPGSKYKLLGKANYGVVFKTLEQKSGWAKLQHENGLVGWIRRDLVWGW from the coding sequence ATGACATTTATTCTGCACAAAAAAAACGTCCTTATTCTTTGTATTTTTCTTATTTTTTGTACCCCTGTTCAGGCAGCAAAATTTAACATGACCAGCGTGGCTGGTGAAAAGGTGAATCTGAGAGCAGGCCCCGGCCCTGACCATAATATTTTGTGGGAATACGGCAAAGGGTTCCCTTTACGAATCGTTCAGACCAAAGGAAACTGGTATAAAGTCGTTGATTTTGAAAACGACGCCGGCTGGGTATACAAAAAGCTTGTGACTAAAGATCCCCACATGATCGTAAAAAAGAAAACCGTTAACATTCGGAGTGGGCCTGGCTCCAAATATAAACTACTTGGTAAAGCTAATTATGGAGTGGTGTTCAAAACGCTGGAGCAAAAATCCGGCTGGGCGAAATTGCAGCATGAAAATGGCTTAGTCGGCTGGATTCGCCGGGATCTGGTTTGGGGGTGGTAA
- a CDS encoding 4Fe-4S binding protein: protein MDFLRKWVQTIFFVLTNGSWSFPFTRTIYQGPLKVVCSPGLNCYSCPAATTYCPMGSLQQILAGIRLALENGQMFFGFYVIGTIGVIGGFVGRMVCGWICPFGLFQELLHKIPSPKFNVPRVLRFIKYGVLALMVVVLPLFAVDQFGLGSPWFCKYLCPAGTLEAGLPMLALQPALRQTIGPLFYNKLFFMFVFVLWSIPASRPFCRTTCPLGAFYALFSKVKLVKLRLDENRCTQCKACHTVCPMGVKFNESPEDMECISCLSCTKACKFGAIELEIGGVPINSVIKVKKPLSEKAYL from the coding sequence ATGGATTTTCTCAGGAAATGGGTACAAACAATTTTTTTCGTCCTGACCAACGGCAGCTGGTCTTTTCCTTTCACCAGGACTATATATCAGGGCCCTTTAAAGGTTGTCTGCTCTCCCGGACTTAACTGCTACTCCTGCCCCGCAGCTACCACGTATTGCCCCATGGGCTCCCTGCAGCAGATTTTGGCGGGAATCAGGCTTGCTTTAGAAAACGGTCAGATGTTTTTTGGATTTTATGTTATCGGTACGATTGGCGTTATCGGCGGCTTTGTCGGTCGCATGGTCTGCGGCTGGATCTGTCCGTTTGGCTTATTCCAGGAATTGCTGCACAAAATCCCTTCTCCAAAATTTAATGTACCACGCGTACTCCGCTTTATAAAATACGGTGTTCTCGCCCTTATGGTAGTTGTGCTGCCCCTTTTTGCAGTTGATCAGTTCGGTCTGGGCAGCCCCTGGTTCTGTAAATATCTATGCCCTGCCGGTACGCTGGAGGCTGGCTTGCCAATGCTGGCCCTTCAGCCAGCGTTGCGTCAAACGATAGGCCCGCTGTTTTACAATAAACTGTTTTTCATGTTCGTTTTTGTGCTATGGAGCATCCCGGCCAGCAGACCATTTTGCCGAACCACCTGCCCACTCGGGGCTTTTTACGCTCTGTTCAGTAAAGTTAAACTGGTGAAACTGCGCCTTGACGAAAACAGATGCACCCAGTGCAAGGCTTGTCATACTGTCTGCCCCATGGGGGTTAAATTCAATGAGTCACCTGAAGACATGGAATGCATTTCATGTTTATCCTGCACCAAGGCCTGTAAATTTGGCGCCATAGAACTTGAAATTGGCGGGGTCCCCATAAATTCAGTTATAAAGGTCAAAAAACCCCTATCGGAAAAAGCGTATTTGTAA
- a CDS encoding PilZ domain-containing protein: MNQERRKNTRVPFQTTADVSFSNKNYTNCETENLSVKGVSVLGISGHKIGEECNLSLALSGSTSELKLAMRGKIVRLQEDGIGLKFIEIDLDSYYHLKNIIYYNSEDPDKIDRELTE; this comes from the coding sequence ATGAATCAAGAGCGACGCAAAAACACACGTGTACCTTTTCAAACTACCGCTGACGTCAGCTTTTCCAACAAAAACTACACGAACTGTGAAACCGAAAACCTGAGCGTTAAAGGTGTCTCAGTCCTTGGCATTTCAGGCCATAAAATCGGTGAGGAGTGCAACCTCTCTTTGGCTTTAAGCGGAAGTACCAGTGAGTTAAAGCTTGCCATGCGTGGCAAAATTGTCCGGCTTCAAGAGGACGGTATCGGGCTAAAATTTATCGAGATAGACCTGGATAGTTATTATCACTTGAAGAATATTATCTACTACAACTCTGAGGATCCCGACAAAATAGATCGTGAGTTGACTGAATAA
- a CDS encoding prepilin peptidase, with protein sequence MLVGSFLNVVILRLPNAEESIVFPASHCPKCKKNIRWYDNLPVISFLALMGRCRYCREPISWQYPLVELLMGLVSGALFVTRGLGVEFLVYFVLCAALLAIIFIDLYHQIIPDLISLPGIVLGFAASFVLPGIGWQESALGLLLGGGVFYSIAAGYYLFTKRSGMGGGDIKLLAMIGAFLGWQALPFVIFCSALLGSVVGIGAMIQQGKGGKTVVPYGPFLAVASYLHIFFEQDIIGYYERFFY encoded by the coding sequence ATGCTGGTTGGTTCGTTTCTTAATGTTGTTATCTTGAGACTTCCGAATGCCGAGGAATCGATAGTTTTTCCAGCCTCCCACTGCCCAAAGTGTAAAAAAAATATTCGTTGGTACGACAACTTGCCAGTTATAAGTTTTCTCGCGCTCATGGGGAGATGTCGCTATTGCAGAGAGCCGATATCATGGCAGTATCCTTTGGTTGAATTGCTCATGGGCTTAGTGTCAGGGGCACTGTTTGTTACCCGTGGTCTGGGTGTTGAATTTTTGGTTTATTTTGTTTTGTGTGCGGCCTTGCTGGCCATAATTTTTATAGATTTGTATCACCAGATTATCCCGGATCTCATAAGCTTGCCCGGCATTGTTCTTGGTTTCGCGGCATCTTTTGTTCTGCCTGGTATAGGATGGCAGGAGTCGGCGCTGGGCCTGTTGCTTGGAGGAGGCGTTTTTTATAGCATTGCCGCCGGCTATTATCTGTTTACCAAACGATCTGGGATGGGTGGCGGAGATATAAAGCTGTTAGCAATGATTGGCGCTTTTCTCGGTTGGCAGGCACTGCCATTTGTTATTTTTTGCAGTGCGCTTCTTGGCTCTGTTGTGGGCATTGGGGCGATGATCCAGCAGGGGAAGGGCGGCAAAACGGTCGTACCTTATGGGCCTTTTCTTGCCGTTGCCAGCTATCTTCATATCTTTTTTGAACAGGATATTATCGGTTATTACGAACGGTTTTTTTACTAA
- a CDS encoding sigma-54-dependent Fis family transcriptional regulator: protein MTETVKRVLLVDDDEIIREVLSAVLTKNNYQVETAENGKLGLEHLSSAFFDHIITDIDMPVMDGLSFLKELKLREVDAIITVISGHSELDNVSQAFKLGATDFLAKPFQSDQEVLLTLKQAEDKKELQKENHRLHKELEGKYFFQNIVARSRSMTSIFETVEKIADYKTTVLITGESGTGKELIAKAIHFNSIRKNKALVDINCGGIPENLLESELFGYVKGAFTDANRSKKGLFEEADGGTLFLDEIGDMPMPLQVKLLRALQEEEIRPLGHGQSIKVDVRIIAATAKNLREAVEQKNFRDDLFYRINVLAIEIPPLRNRREDIPLLIDYFVAKYNKRLATEIESVEKSCMERFMNYGWPGNVRELENVIERCMALADDTILTCKHLPVEIHQGAAFKDFDFGSAGLSIKKNRANLEKMLITQALEESGGNKTKAAAVLEVSIPALLYKIKEYQIDTQK, encoded by the coding sequence TTGACTGAGACTGTAAAGCGAGTCCTTCTGGTGGATGATGATGAGATTATCAGGGAGGTGTTGTCCGCAGTTCTTACAAAAAATAACTATCAGGTCGAGACAGCGGAAAATGGCAAGTTAGGCCTTGAACATCTCTCTTCAGCTTTTTTTGACCACATTATTACTGATATTGATATGCCTGTTATGGATGGCTTGAGTTTTTTAAAAGAGCTTAAGCTCCGTGAGGTGGATGCAATTATCACTGTCATTTCAGGTCATTCTGAACTCGATAATGTGAGCCAGGCCTTTAAGCTTGGAGCGACGGATTTTTTAGCCAAACCGTTTCAATCTGATCAGGAAGTTCTGTTGACGCTGAAACAGGCGGAAGACAAAAAAGAGCTGCAAAAGGAAAATCATCGTCTGCATAAGGAGTTGGAAGGGAAATATTTTTTCCAAAATATTGTCGCCAGAAGCAGGTCGATGACATCGATCTTTGAAACGGTTGAAAAAATTGCTGATTACAAGACGACCGTGCTGATTACCGGCGAGTCGGGAACCGGTAAGGAGTTGATCGCCAAGGCGATTCACTTTAACAGCATCAGAAAGAACAAGGCCTTGGTTGACATTAACTGCGGGGGAATTCCTGAAAACCTTCTGGAAAGTGAGTTGTTTGGTTATGTAAAAGGGGCTTTTACTGACGCAAATCGCAGCAAAAAAGGCCTGTTTGAGGAAGCTGACGGGGGCACACTGTTTCTTGATGAAATTGGTGATATGCCTATGCCCCTTCAGGTAAAACTGCTTCGGGCCCTTCAGGAGGAAGAGATCCGGCCCTTAGGGCATGGCCAGTCGATTAAGGTTGATGTCCGCATTATTGCCGCTACTGCCAAAAATCTTCGCGAAGCGGTGGAACAGAAAAATTTCCGGGATGATCTATTTTACAGGATTAATGTTTTGGCGATAGAGATCCCCCCTCTCAGGAATCGTAGGGAAGATATCCCCCTGCTTATTGATTATTTTGTGGCTAAATACAATAAGCGATTGGCCACTGAAATTGAGAGCGTTGAGAAAAGCTGTATGGAGCGCTTCATGAATTACGGCTGGCCTGGTAATGTCAGGGAGCTTGAGAATGTGATAGAGCGCTGTATGGCCTTGGCTGATGACACTATTTTAACCTGTAAACATCTGCCGGTGGAAATTCATCAAGGGGCTGCCTTTAAAGATTTTGATTTTGGTTCAGCCGGGCTGTCGATTAAAAAAAATAGGGCCAACCTTGAAAAAATGTTGATAACTCAGGCCTTAGAAGAGAGCGGTGGCAACAAGACCAAGGCTGCCGCTGTTCTTGAAGTCAGCATCCCAGCCTTGCTGTATAAAATTAAGGAGTATCAGATTGACACACAAAAATGA